One region of Canis aureus isolate CA01 chromosome 31, VMU_Caureus_v.1.0, whole genome shotgun sequence genomic DNA includes:
- the LOC144302154 gene encoding uncharacterized protein LOC144302154: protein MRPQWPGDVWGKHPLGYPCPTGKMQTIPDGHNSFSRVKPGKTGQSCLNPGVCSGAAAGQGHRIVLTKLTRTELLEYKIRQLLLALQRRDVIYVFSFLEDYRRFATTDEVLDLLFTEYGCIADAWGNNDVVLQCWKLAISFMMEIWLNYYGDDFHQFPEFPSLIKLLQILRQHMPGTDAHLRALRHLRQFRRLNAAEREAGALARGKHPEPTLQRTPAPTVGPAAPWGLAAGAEGLACDEPPAGEAKPLQIVVTAALQESPAPLGALEEEQAPPPALEVVDVPQPPPNSMEQLASGMEQPVEPPEEPTPAPTVEPGEGSGSEGILAAGDEDLVKAEMLVPEVKVVHVLFEPMVPCPDEEEPPAPMATPEE, encoded by the exons atgaggccacagtggcctggggacgtCTGGGGGAAGCACCCGCTAGGATACCCCTGTCCCACAGGCAAGATGCAGACCATCCCCGACGGGCACAACAGCTTCTCCAGGGTCAAACCGGGGAAGACTGGACAGTCGTGTCTGAACCCAGGCGTGTGTTCAG gggccgcggccgggcAGGGGCATCGGATCGTCCTGACCAAGCTCAcccggacggagctgctggagtaCAAAAtccgacaactgctgctcgccttgcagcgcaGGGACGTCATCTACGTCTTCAGCTTTTTAGAGGACTATCGTAGATTCGCcaccacggacgaggtgctggacctgctgttcaccga GTATGGGTGCATCGCAGATGCGTGGGGTAACAACGATGTGGTCCTGCAgtgctggaaact ggccatctccttCATGATGGAAATATGGTTGAATTATTATGGGGACGACTTTCATCAgttcccagaatttccctcccttATAAAACTCCTCCAAATActaagacagcacatgccaggcacagatgcGCATCTCCGGGCCCTGCGTCACCTGAGGCAATTCAGACGCCTCAATGCAGCGGAgcgagaggctgggg CTTTGGCCCGAGGAAAACACCCTGAACCCACTCTGCAGCGCACCCCAGCTCCGAccgtggggcctgctgccccgtggggcctggctgctggggctgagggcttggcctgCGATGAGCCGCCTGCTGGGGAGGCaaagcccctgcagatagtggtcactgctgccctgcaggagtcccctgcacccctgggagccctggaggaggagcaggcgccaCCCCCTGCTCTCGAGGTCGTGGATGTGCCCCAGCCACCTCCTAACTCGATGGAGCAACTGGCCTCGGGGATGGAGCAACCCGTTGAGCCACCCGAAGAGCCCACCCCAGCTCCCACTGTGGAGCCTGGGGAAGGTTCAGGGTCTGAAGGGATACTGGCTGCTGGAGATGAGGACTTGGTCAAGGCAGAGATGCTGGTTCCTGAGGTGAAGGTGGTGCACGTGCTGTTCGAACCTATGGTTCCCTGCCCCGATGAGGAGGAGCCCCCTGCTCCCATGGCCACCCCGGAGGAGTAG